Proteins from a genomic interval of Musa acuminata AAA Group cultivar baxijiao chromosome BXJ1-9, Cavendish_Baxijiao_AAA, whole genome shotgun sequence:
- the LOC135583068 gene encoding phospholipase A I-like isoform X3 encodes MQSWGLGWKRPSEIFHLALDYGESDANADDDDHHLPPRPPPPPPSPVPPLPPSPPHPLSPHSLPSGELGFRIELDWTAGDDEEQIALRLRSQLMASLQPPQDTVVLDLHGDEELGCVGVEMKVIKRREPLRSVRLSKVAGSGQQNDGAGVLTRLIRSNFTPSAPADGVQVLVDHWKSVTTLSLCGCGLWVFPVELTKLPLLEKLYLDNNKLSLLPPELGELRNLKVLRVDNNMLSSVPVELRQCVLLVELSLEHNKLVRPLLDFRSCSWNICCYLVMLFCVSQCTISLNISLQLYGRAMAELRILRLFGNPLEFLPEILPLHNLRHLSLANIRIEATENLKSVNVHIEMENSSYFIASRHKLSAFFSLIFRFSSCHHPLLASALAKITQDHTNHVAISKEGNAIRQLISMINSDDRHVVEQACFALSSLAADVSLAMQLIKSDIMKPIELLLRSIDQEELTSVLQVLATLAFASDSVAQKMMTKDVLKPLKALCAHKSTEVQRLSLLALGNLGFCSENRRILSQSESLHELLLRLTVTPVPRVNKAAARALAILGENENLQRAVKRKPVGKQGLRILSMDGGGMKGLATVQMLKQIEQGTGKRIHEMFDLICGTSTGGMLAVALGIKQMTLEQCEDIYKELGKLVFAEPTPKDNEAATWMEKLDQLFKSSSQSFRVVVHGSKHSADQFERLLKEMCADEDGNLLIESAVKNIPKVFVVSTLVSVTPAQPFVFRNYQYPVGTPELPLGMLETPAVTTTGTTASGAQIAGRRGAFIGSCKHRVWEAIRASSAAPYYLDDFSDGVNRWQDGAIVANNPTIFSIREAQLLWPDARIDCLVSVGCGSVPTKARKGGWRYLDTGQVLIESACSVDRVEDVLETLLPMIPEVQYFRFNPVDERFDMELDETDPAIWLKLEAATEEYIQKNCQLFKNVCERLVPRENEEKLIEGLNSQQFSKSKPSNTGLDESSPQLGWRRMVLLVESSYSPDIGNTNYHARSLEKFCASKGIRLSLTNQTSGFSKPATRSPTTFTSPLFTGSFPSNPLQRSPECGPQRINQIDHVPPLSLDGHPTGLTSMSPPASPLASLQPSLHAQSINEKLQNLPQVGIIHLALQNDSTGSILSWQNDVFVVAEPGELADRFLQSVQLSQTSLVRGRNRMEAYSLAKVSSVADLVTKWRCFHVGGILHRYIGRQTQVMEDNQEIGACMFRRTVPAVRLTSEDVRWMEPQALQKKTACPSHLIQQICVRLSKSWSMERANHNMHRKVWACSKLGESFPRFRRQSCCLIVDRAS; translated from the exons ATGCAATCGTGGGGATTGGGGTGGAAGCGCCCCTCCGAGATCTTCCACCTCGCCCTTGACTACGGCGAATCCGACGCCAATGCCGACGACGACGACCACCACCTCCCCCCccgccctcctcctccacctccttccCCTGTACCTCCGCTTCCTCCGTCACCGCCTCACCCTCTCTCCCCCCACAGCCTTCCGTCCGGGGAACTGGGGTTCCGAATCGAACTCGACTGGACCGCTGGCGACGACGAGGAGCAGATAGCCCTCCGCCTCCGGTCCCAGCTCATGGCCTCGCTTCAGCCACCGCAGGATACGGTGGTGTTGGATCTGCATGGGGACGAGGAGCTCGGCTGCGTCGGGGTGGAGATGAAGGTCATCAAGCGGCGGGAGCCCCTGAGATCGGTGCGTTTGTCCAAGGTGGCCGGGTCGGGCCAGCAGAACGATGGGGCCGGCGTCCTGACGCGGTTGATTCGGTCCAATTTTACGCCATCCGCGCCCGCAGATGGGGTTCAGGTGTTGGTTGATCACTGGAAGAGTGTGACGACGCTGAGCCTGTGCGGCTGCGGCTTGTGG GTATTTCCAGTGGAGCTAACAAAACTGCCACTTCTCGAGAAGCTATATCTTGATAACAATAAGTTATCACTTTTGCCACCAGAGCTTGGTGAATTGAGAAATTTGAAGGTGCTAAGAGTTGAcaacaatatgcttagttctgtcCCTG TTGAGTTGCGGCAATGTGTTTTGCTGGTTGAACTATCACTGGAACATAATAAACTTGTGAGACCACTTCTGGATTTCAGGTCATGTAGCTGGAATATTTGTTGTTATCTTGTCATGTTGTTTTGTGTCTCTCAGTGTACTATTAGCCTTAACATTTCTCTTCAGCTCTATGGCAGGGCTATGGCTGAGCTTCGCATTCTGAGACTGTTTGGTAATCCTCTTGAGTTTCTTCCAGAAATTTTACCGTTGCACAATCTTCGGCATTTATCACTTGCTAATATAAGAATTGAGGCAACTGAAAATCTGAAATCAGTGAATGTGCATATAGAG ATGGAAAACAGCTCCTATTTTATTGCATCAAGACACAAACTCAGTGCCTTCTTCTCTCTAATTTTCCGTTTCTCTTCATGTCATCATCCTTTGCTGGCCTCTGCATTAGCTAAAATCACGCAAGATCATACTAATCATGTGGCTATTAGTAAAGAAGGGAATGCTATACGGCAGCTGATAAGTATGATAAATAGTGATGATCGGCATGTG GTTgaacaagcatgttttgctctctCGTCACTGGCAGCTGATGTTTCTTTGGCAATGCAGTTGATTAAGTCTGACATTATGAAACCTATTGAATTACTTTTGAGATCAATTGACCAAGAAGAACTAACCTCTGTATTGCAAGTTCTGGCCACATTAGCATTTGCCTCTGATAGCGTTGCACAAAAGATGATGACAAAGGATGTACTCAAACCTCTCAAAGCACTTTGTGCGCATAAGAGCACAGAG GTGCAACGTCTATCATTATTGGCATTAGGCAATTTAGGTTTCTGTTCAGAAAATCGTCGCATTCTATCTCAATCTGAAAGCCTGCATGAACTTCTATTACGCCTTACAGTTACACCTGTGCCACGTGTGAACAAGGCTGCGGCACGTGCTTTGGCAATTCTTG GTGAAAACGAGAACCTGCAGCGAGCAGTAAAAAGAAAGCCAGTGGGAAAGCAAGGACTGCGTATACTGTCAATGGATGGTGGTGGTATGAAGGGCCTAGCAACAGTTCAGATGCTTAAACAAATTGAACAAGGAACTGGAAagcgtattcatgaaatgtttgacCTGATATGTGGTACATCAACAGGTGGTATGCTTGCAGTAGCTCTTGGTATTAAACAAATGACCTTGGAACAATGTGAAGATATATACAAAGAACTTG GAAAACTTGTCTTTGCTGAACCTACTCCTAAGGACAATGAAGCTGCAACGTGGATGGAGAAGCTTGATCAGCTCTTCAAAAGTTCATCACAAAGCTTTAGAGTAGTTGTACATGGTTCAAAG CATAGCGCAGATCAATTCGAGAGGTTGTTGAAAGAGATGTGTGCTGATGAAGATGGTAATCTTTTAATAGAATCTGCTGTGAAGAACATTCCAAAAGTATTTGTAGTATCTACTCTAGTTAGTGTGACACCGGCTCAACCATTTGTATTCCGAAATTATCAG TATCCAGTTGGCACCCCAGAGTTGCCATTAGGAATGCTTGAAACTCCTGCAGTTACTACAACTGGAACAACTGCCTCTGGTGCACAAATTGCTGGCCGGCGTGGTGCTTTTATTGGGAGCTGCAAGCATCGAGTATGGGAAGCTATAAGAGCATCCTCTGCTGCTCCGTATTACCTTGATGATTTCTCAGATG GTGTAAATCGTTGGCAAGATGGAGCAATTGTAGCAAATAATCCAACCATATTTTCCATAAGGGAAGCACAGCTTTTATGGCCTGATGCACGCATTGACTGTCTGGTTTCTGTAGGATGTGGTTCAGTCCCAACCAAA GCTCGAAAAGGTGGCTGGCGTTATTTGGATACCGGACAAGTGTTGATTGAGAGTGCATGCTCTGTAGATCGAGTGGAGGATGTGTTGGAGACTTTACTACCAATGATTCCTGAAGTGCAGTATTTTCGGTTCAACCCAG TTGATGAGCGATTTGATATGGAGCTTGATGAGACCGATCCGGCCATCTGGCTTAAGTTGGAAGCAGCAACAGAGGAGTATATTCAAAAAAATTGTCAGCTTTTCAAGAATGTCTGTGAGCGGCTGGTTCCAcgagaaaatgaagaaaaactaATTGAAGGGTTAAATAGTCAACAATTTTCTAAGTCAAAACCATCAAATACAG GGCTCGATGAAAGCAGCCCTCAATTAGGATGGAGGAGGATGGTGCTTCTTGTAGAGTCTTCATATAGTCCTGATATTGGAAACACTAATTATCATGCCCGGTCTCTTGAGAAGTTCTGTGCTAGTAAAGGCATTAGGCTCTCTCTGACAAATCAGACTTCAGGATTTTCCAAGCCTGCAACTAGGTCTCCTACAACATTCACATCACCATTATTTACTGGAAGCTTCCCATCAAATCCACTTCAACGTAGTCCTGAATGTGGACCCCAGCGAATTAATCAGATTGATCATGTTCCACCTCTTAGCTTGGATGGTCATCCAACTGGGCTAACATCCATGTCACCACCGGCATCTCCATTGGCTTCATTGCAGCCTTCTCTACATGCACAATCAATAAATGAAAAATTGCAGAATTTGCCTCAAGTAGGCATCATACATTTGGCTCTTCAAAATGACTCAACAGGTTCAATACTAAG TTGGCAGAATGATGTGTTTGTGGTCGCTGAACCAGGCGAGCTTGCAGATAGATTTCTTCAGAGTGTTCAATTGAGCCAGACTTCATTGGTGCGAGGAAGAAATagaatggaagcttattccttagCTAAGGTTTCATCTGTTGCTGACCTGGTTACAAAATGGCGATGCTTTCATGTTGGAGGTATACTCCACCGATATATAGGACGCCAGACACAA GTAATGGAGGATAACCAAGAAATTGGTGCATGCATGTTTCGGAGAACAGTTCCTGCTGTTCGCTTGACATCTGAAGATGTTCGTTGGATG GAACCACAGGCTTTGCAAAAAAAGACAGCATGTCCTTCACATCTTATCCAGCAAATCTGTGTCCGTCTTTCAAAGA GTTGGAGCATGGAGAGGGCGAATCATAATATGCACCGGAAAGTATGGGCTTGCTCCAAGCTTGGTGAAAGCTTTCCTAGATTCAGGCgccaaagctgttgtctcatcgTCGATCGAGCCTCCTGA
- the LOC135583068 gene encoding phospholipase A I-like isoform X4 produces MQSWGLGWKRPSEIFHLALDYGESDANADDDDHHLPPRPPPPPPSPVPPLPPSPPHPLSPHSLPSGELGFRIELDWTAGDDEEQIALRLRSQLMASLQPPQDTVVLDLHGDEELGCVGVEMKVIKRREPLRSVRLSKVAGSGQQNDGAGVLTRLIRSNFTPSAPADGVQVLVDHWKSVTTLSLCGCGLWVFPVELTKLPLLEKLYLDNNKLSLLPPELGELRNLKVLRVDNNMLSSVPVELRQCVLLVELSLEHNKLVRPLLDFRSCSWNICCYLVMLFCVSQCTISLNISLQLYGRAMAELRILRLFGNPLEFLPEILPLHNLRHLSLANIRIEATENLKSVNVHIEMENSSYFIASRHKLSAFFSLIFRFSSCHHPLLASALAKITQDHTNHVAISKEGNAIRQLISMINSDDRHVVEQACFALSSLAADVSLAMQLIKSDIMKPIELLLRSIDQEELTSVLQVLATLAFASDSVAQKMMTKDVLKPLKALCAHKSTEVQRLSLLALGNLGFCSENRRILSQSESLHELLLRLTVTPVPRVNKAAARALAILGENENLQRAVKRKPVGKQGLRILSMDGGGMKGLATVQMLKQIEQGTGKRIHEMFDLICGTSTGGMLAVALGIKQMTLEQCEDIYKELGKLVFAEPTPKDNEAATWMEKLDQLFKSSSQSFRVVVHGSKHSADQFERLLKEMCADEDGNLLIESAVKNIPKVFVVSTLVSVTPAQPFVFRNYQYPVGTPELPLGMLETPAVTTTGTTASGAQIAGRRGAFIGSCKHRVWEAIRASSAAPYYLDDFSDGVNRWQDGAIVANNPTIFSIREAQLLWPDARIDCLVSVGCGSVPTKARKGGWRYLDTGQVLIESACSVDRVEDVLETLLPMIPEVQYFRFNPVDERFDMELDETDPAIWLKLEAATEEYIQKNCQLFKNVCERLVPRENEEKLIEGLNSQQFSKSKPSNTGLDESSPQLGWRRMVLLVESSYSPDIGNTNYHARSLEKFCASKGIRLSLTNQTSGFSKPATRSPTTFTSPLFTGSFPSNPLQRSPECGPQRINQIDHVPPLSLDGHPTGLTSMSPPASPLASLQPSLHAQSINEKLQNLPQVGIIHLALQNDSTGSILRMMCLWSLNQASLQIDFFRVFN; encoded by the exons ATGCAATCGTGGGGATTGGGGTGGAAGCGCCCCTCCGAGATCTTCCACCTCGCCCTTGACTACGGCGAATCCGACGCCAATGCCGACGACGACGACCACCACCTCCCCCCccgccctcctcctccacctccttccCCTGTACCTCCGCTTCCTCCGTCACCGCCTCACCCTCTCTCCCCCCACAGCCTTCCGTCCGGGGAACTGGGGTTCCGAATCGAACTCGACTGGACCGCTGGCGACGACGAGGAGCAGATAGCCCTCCGCCTCCGGTCCCAGCTCATGGCCTCGCTTCAGCCACCGCAGGATACGGTGGTGTTGGATCTGCATGGGGACGAGGAGCTCGGCTGCGTCGGGGTGGAGATGAAGGTCATCAAGCGGCGGGAGCCCCTGAGATCGGTGCGTTTGTCCAAGGTGGCCGGGTCGGGCCAGCAGAACGATGGGGCCGGCGTCCTGACGCGGTTGATTCGGTCCAATTTTACGCCATCCGCGCCCGCAGATGGGGTTCAGGTGTTGGTTGATCACTGGAAGAGTGTGACGACGCTGAGCCTGTGCGGCTGCGGCTTGTGG GTATTTCCAGTGGAGCTAACAAAACTGCCACTTCTCGAGAAGCTATATCTTGATAACAATAAGTTATCACTTTTGCCACCAGAGCTTGGTGAATTGAGAAATTTGAAGGTGCTAAGAGTTGAcaacaatatgcttagttctgtcCCTG TTGAGTTGCGGCAATGTGTTTTGCTGGTTGAACTATCACTGGAACATAATAAACTTGTGAGACCACTTCTGGATTTCAGGTCATGTAGCTGGAATATTTGTTGTTATCTTGTCATGTTGTTTTGTGTCTCTCAGTGTACTATTAGCCTTAACATTTCTCTTCAGCTCTATGGCAGGGCTATGGCTGAGCTTCGCATTCTGAGACTGTTTGGTAATCCTCTTGAGTTTCTTCCAGAAATTTTACCGTTGCACAATCTTCGGCATTTATCACTTGCTAATATAAGAATTGAGGCAACTGAAAATCTGAAATCAGTGAATGTGCATATAGAG ATGGAAAACAGCTCCTATTTTATTGCATCAAGACACAAACTCAGTGCCTTCTTCTCTCTAATTTTCCGTTTCTCTTCATGTCATCATCCTTTGCTGGCCTCTGCATTAGCTAAAATCACGCAAGATCATACTAATCATGTGGCTATTAGTAAAGAAGGGAATGCTATACGGCAGCTGATAAGTATGATAAATAGTGATGATCGGCATGTG GTTgaacaagcatgttttgctctctCGTCACTGGCAGCTGATGTTTCTTTGGCAATGCAGTTGATTAAGTCTGACATTATGAAACCTATTGAATTACTTTTGAGATCAATTGACCAAGAAGAACTAACCTCTGTATTGCAAGTTCTGGCCACATTAGCATTTGCCTCTGATAGCGTTGCACAAAAGATGATGACAAAGGATGTACTCAAACCTCTCAAAGCACTTTGTGCGCATAAGAGCACAGAG GTGCAACGTCTATCATTATTGGCATTAGGCAATTTAGGTTTCTGTTCAGAAAATCGTCGCATTCTATCTCAATCTGAAAGCCTGCATGAACTTCTATTACGCCTTACAGTTACACCTGTGCCACGTGTGAACAAGGCTGCGGCACGTGCTTTGGCAATTCTTG GTGAAAACGAGAACCTGCAGCGAGCAGTAAAAAGAAAGCCAGTGGGAAAGCAAGGACTGCGTATACTGTCAATGGATGGTGGTGGTATGAAGGGCCTAGCAACAGTTCAGATGCTTAAACAAATTGAACAAGGAACTGGAAagcgtattcatgaaatgtttgacCTGATATGTGGTACATCAACAGGTGGTATGCTTGCAGTAGCTCTTGGTATTAAACAAATGACCTTGGAACAATGTGAAGATATATACAAAGAACTTG GAAAACTTGTCTTTGCTGAACCTACTCCTAAGGACAATGAAGCTGCAACGTGGATGGAGAAGCTTGATCAGCTCTTCAAAAGTTCATCACAAAGCTTTAGAGTAGTTGTACATGGTTCAAAG CATAGCGCAGATCAATTCGAGAGGTTGTTGAAAGAGATGTGTGCTGATGAAGATGGTAATCTTTTAATAGAATCTGCTGTGAAGAACATTCCAAAAGTATTTGTAGTATCTACTCTAGTTAGTGTGACACCGGCTCAACCATTTGTATTCCGAAATTATCAG TATCCAGTTGGCACCCCAGAGTTGCCATTAGGAATGCTTGAAACTCCTGCAGTTACTACAACTGGAACAACTGCCTCTGGTGCACAAATTGCTGGCCGGCGTGGTGCTTTTATTGGGAGCTGCAAGCATCGAGTATGGGAAGCTATAAGAGCATCCTCTGCTGCTCCGTATTACCTTGATGATTTCTCAGATG GTGTAAATCGTTGGCAAGATGGAGCAATTGTAGCAAATAATCCAACCATATTTTCCATAAGGGAAGCACAGCTTTTATGGCCTGATGCACGCATTGACTGTCTGGTTTCTGTAGGATGTGGTTCAGTCCCAACCAAA GCTCGAAAAGGTGGCTGGCGTTATTTGGATACCGGACAAGTGTTGATTGAGAGTGCATGCTCTGTAGATCGAGTGGAGGATGTGTTGGAGACTTTACTACCAATGATTCCTGAAGTGCAGTATTTTCGGTTCAACCCAG TTGATGAGCGATTTGATATGGAGCTTGATGAGACCGATCCGGCCATCTGGCTTAAGTTGGAAGCAGCAACAGAGGAGTATATTCAAAAAAATTGTCAGCTTTTCAAGAATGTCTGTGAGCGGCTGGTTCCAcgagaaaatgaagaaaaactaATTGAAGGGTTAAATAGTCAACAATTTTCTAAGTCAAAACCATCAAATACAG GGCTCGATGAAAGCAGCCCTCAATTAGGATGGAGGAGGATGGTGCTTCTTGTAGAGTCTTCATATAGTCCTGATATTGGAAACACTAATTATCATGCCCGGTCTCTTGAGAAGTTCTGTGCTAGTAAAGGCATTAGGCTCTCTCTGACAAATCAGACTTCAGGATTTTCCAAGCCTGCAACTAGGTCTCCTACAACATTCACATCACCATTATTTACTGGAAGCTTCCCATCAAATCCACTTCAACGTAGTCCTGAATGTGGACCCCAGCGAATTAATCAGATTGATCATGTTCCACCTCTTAGCTTGGATGGTCATCCAACTGGGCTAACATCCATGTCACCACCGGCATCTCCATTGGCTTCATTGCAGCCTTCTCTACATGCACAATCAATAAATGAAAAATTGCAGAATTTGCCTCAAGTAGGCATCATACATTTGGCTCTTCAAAATGACTCAACAGGTTCAATACTAAG AATGATGTGTTTGTGGTCGCTGAACCAGGCGAGCTTGCAGATAGATTTCTTCAGAGTGTTCAATTGA
- the LOC135583068 gene encoding phospholipase A I-like isoform X5, with translation MQSWGLGWKRPSEIFHLALDYGESDANADDDDHHLPPRPPPPPPSPVPPLPPSPPHPLSPHSLPSGELGFRIELDWTAGDDEEQIALRLRSQLMASLQPPQDTVVLDLHGDEELGCVGVEMKVIKRREPLRSVRLSKVAGSGQQNDGAGVLTRLIRSNFTPSAPADGVQVLVDHWKSVTTLSLCGCGLWVFPVELTKLPLLEKLYLDNNKLSLLPPELGELRNLKVLRVDNNMLSSVPVELRQCVLLVELSLEHNKLVRPLLDFRSCSWNICCYLVMLFCVSQCTISLNISLQLYGRAMAELRILRLFGNPLEFLPEILPLHNLRHLSLANIRIEATENLKSVNVHIEMENSSYFIASRHKLSAFFSLIFRFSSCHHPLLASALAKITQDHTNHVAISKEGNAIRQLISMINSDDRHVVEQACFALSSLAADVSLAMQLIKSDIMKPIELLLRSIDQEELTSVLQVLATLAFASDSVAQKMMTKDVLKPLKALCAHKSTEVQRLSLLALGNLGFCSENRRILSQSESLHELLLRLTVTPVPRVNKAAARALAILGENENLQRAVKRKPVGKQGLRILSMDGGGMKGLATVQMLKQIEQGTGKRIHEMFDLICGTSTGGMLAVALGIKQMTLEQCEDIYKELGKLVFAEPTPKDNEAATWMEKLDQLFKSSSQSFRVVVHGSKHSADQFERLLKEMCADEDGNLLIESAVKNIPKVFVVSTLVSVTPAQPFVFRNYQYPVGTPELPLGMLETPAVTTTGTTASGAQIAGRRGAFIGSCKHRVWEAIRASSAAPYYLDDFSDGVNRWQDGAIVANNPTIFSIREAQLLWPDARIDCLVSVGCGSVPTKARKGGWRYLDTGQVLIESACSVDRVEDVLETLLPMIPEVQYFRFNPVDERFDMELDETDPAIWLKLEAATEEYIQKNCQLFKNVCERLVPRENEEKLIEGLNSQQFSKSKPSNTGLDESSPQLGWRRMVLLVESSYSPDIGNTNYHARSLEKFCASKGIRLSLTNQTSGFSKPATRSPTTFTSPLFTGSFPSNPLQRSPECGPQRINQIDHVPPLSLDGHPTGLTSMSPPASPLASLQPSLHAQSINEKLQNLPQVGIIHLALQNDSTGSILRRACR, from the exons ATGCAATCGTGGGGATTGGGGTGGAAGCGCCCCTCCGAGATCTTCCACCTCGCCCTTGACTACGGCGAATCCGACGCCAATGCCGACGACGACGACCACCACCTCCCCCCccgccctcctcctccacctccttccCCTGTACCTCCGCTTCCTCCGTCACCGCCTCACCCTCTCTCCCCCCACAGCCTTCCGTCCGGGGAACTGGGGTTCCGAATCGAACTCGACTGGACCGCTGGCGACGACGAGGAGCAGATAGCCCTCCGCCTCCGGTCCCAGCTCATGGCCTCGCTTCAGCCACCGCAGGATACGGTGGTGTTGGATCTGCATGGGGACGAGGAGCTCGGCTGCGTCGGGGTGGAGATGAAGGTCATCAAGCGGCGGGAGCCCCTGAGATCGGTGCGTTTGTCCAAGGTGGCCGGGTCGGGCCAGCAGAACGATGGGGCCGGCGTCCTGACGCGGTTGATTCGGTCCAATTTTACGCCATCCGCGCCCGCAGATGGGGTTCAGGTGTTGGTTGATCACTGGAAGAGTGTGACGACGCTGAGCCTGTGCGGCTGCGGCTTGTGG GTATTTCCAGTGGAGCTAACAAAACTGCCACTTCTCGAGAAGCTATATCTTGATAACAATAAGTTATCACTTTTGCCACCAGAGCTTGGTGAATTGAGAAATTTGAAGGTGCTAAGAGTTGAcaacaatatgcttagttctgtcCCTG TTGAGTTGCGGCAATGTGTTTTGCTGGTTGAACTATCACTGGAACATAATAAACTTGTGAGACCACTTCTGGATTTCAGGTCATGTAGCTGGAATATTTGTTGTTATCTTGTCATGTTGTTTTGTGTCTCTCAGTGTACTATTAGCCTTAACATTTCTCTTCAGCTCTATGGCAGGGCTATGGCTGAGCTTCGCATTCTGAGACTGTTTGGTAATCCTCTTGAGTTTCTTCCAGAAATTTTACCGTTGCACAATCTTCGGCATTTATCACTTGCTAATATAAGAATTGAGGCAACTGAAAATCTGAAATCAGTGAATGTGCATATAGAG ATGGAAAACAGCTCCTATTTTATTGCATCAAGACACAAACTCAGTGCCTTCTTCTCTCTAATTTTCCGTTTCTCTTCATGTCATCATCCTTTGCTGGCCTCTGCATTAGCTAAAATCACGCAAGATCATACTAATCATGTGGCTATTAGTAAAGAAGGGAATGCTATACGGCAGCTGATAAGTATGATAAATAGTGATGATCGGCATGTG GTTgaacaagcatgttttgctctctCGTCACTGGCAGCTGATGTTTCTTTGGCAATGCAGTTGATTAAGTCTGACATTATGAAACCTATTGAATTACTTTTGAGATCAATTGACCAAGAAGAACTAACCTCTGTATTGCAAGTTCTGGCCACATTAGCATTTGCCTCTGATAGCGTTGCACAAAAGATGATGACAAAGGATGTACTCAAACCTCTCAAAGCACTTTGTGCGCATAAGAGCACAGAG GTGCAACGTCTATCATTATTGGCATTAGGCAATTTAGGTTTCTGTTCAGAAAATCGTCGCATTCTATCTCAATCTGAAAGCCTGCATGAACTTCTATTACGCCTTACAGTTACACCTGTGCCACGTGTGAACAAGGCTGCGGCACGTGCTTTGGCAATTCTTG GTGAAAACGAGAACCTGCAGCGAGCAGTAAAAAGAAAGCCAGTGGGAAAGCAAGGACTGCGTATACTGTCAATGGATGGTGGTGGTATGAAGGGCCTAGCAACAGTTCAGATGCTTAAACAAATTGAACAAGGAACTGGAAagcgtattcatgaaatgtttgacCTGATATGTGGTACATCAACAGGTGGTATGCTTGCAGTAGCTCTTGGTATTAAACAAATGACCTTGGAACAATGTGAAGATATATACAAAGAACTTG GAAAACTTGTCTTTGCTGAACCTACTCCTAAGGACAATGAAGCTGCAACGTGGATGGAGAAGCTTGATCAGCTCTTCAAAAGTTCATCACAAAGCTTTAGAGTAGTTGTACATGGTTCAAAG CATAGCGCAGATCAATTCGAGAGGTTGTTGAAAGAGATGTGTGCTGATGAAGATGGTAATCTTTTAATAGAATCTGCTGTGAAGAACATTCCAAAAGTATTTGTAGTATCTACTCTAGTTAGTGTGACACCGGCTCAACCATTTGTATTCCGAAATTATCAG TATCCAGTTGGCACCCCAGAGTTGCCATTAGGAATGCTTGAAACTCCTGCAGTTACTACAACTGGAACAACTGCCTCTGGTGCACAAATTGCTGGCCGGCGTGGTGCTTTTATTGGGAGCTGCAAGCATCGAGTATGGGAAGCTATAAGAGCATCCTCTGCTGCTCCGTATTACCTTGATGATTTCTCAGATG GTGTAAATCGTTGGCAAGATGGAGCAATTGTAGCAAATAATCCAACCATATTTTCCATAAGGGAAGCACAGCTTTTATGGCCTGATGCACGCATTGACTGTCTGGTTTCTGTAGGATGTGGTTCAGTCCCAACCAAA GCTCGAAAAGGTGGCTGGCGTTATTTGGATACCGGACAAGTGTTGATTGAGAGTGCATGCTCTGTAGATCGAGTGGAGGATGTGTTGGAGACTTTACTACCAATGATTCCTGAAGTGCAGTATTTTCGGTTCAACCCAG TTGATGAGCGATTTGATATGGAGCTTGATGAGACCGATCCGGCCATCTGGCTTAAGTTGGAAGCAGCAACAGAGGAGTATATTCAAAAAAATTGTCAGCTTTTCAAGAATGTCTGTGAGCGGCTGGTTCCAcgagaaaatgaagaaaaactaATTGAAGGGTTAAATAGTCAACAATTTTCTAAGTCAAAACCATCAAATACAG GGCTCGATGAAAGCAGCCCTCAATTAGGATGGAGGAGGATGGTGCTTCTTGTAGAGTCTTCATATAGTCCTGATATTGGAAACACTAATTATCATGCCCGGTCTCTTGAGAAGTTCTGTGCTAGTAAAGGCATTAGGCTCTCTCTGACAAATCAGACTTCAGGATTTTCCAAGCCTGCAACTAGGTCTCCTACAACATTCACATCACCATTATTTACTGGAAGCTTCCCATCAAATCCACTTCAACGTAGTCCTGAATGTGGACCCCAGCGAATTAATCAGATTGATCATGTTCCACCTCTTAGCTTGGATGGTCATCCAACTGGGCTAACATCCATGTCACCACCGGCATCTCCATTGGCTTCATTGCAGCCTTCTCTACATGCACAATCAATAAATGAAAAATTGCAGAATTTGCCTCAAGTAGGCATCATACATTTGGCTCTTCAAAATGACTCAACAGGTTCAATACTAAG GCGAGCTTGCAGATAG